In the Clostridium gelidum genome, GATGAGTATACATATACCCACTGCATAAATGTGGGTTTTTATTCCATGTTGATTGCAAAATGGCTTAATTTACCTGAATTTATAATACAGGAGGTAACTCAAGCGGGATTGCTTCATGATATCGGTAAAGTAAAGATACCTAATGAAATTATCAACAAGAATGAAAAGCTGACTACGGAAGAGTTTGAAGTAATAAAAAAGCATCCCATATATGGATATAATCTTATAAAGGATATTAGTTCTATCAGTGAAAGTGTAAAAAAGGCTGTGCTTTTACACCATGAAAGGATTGACTGTTCAGGCTATCCTTTTGGATATTCTGGTAGCGCTATTAGTTTATTAGCAAATATCGTATCAGTAGCTGATGTTTATGACGCTATGACACAGAATAGGGTATACAAAGATAAGGTAGCCCCATTTGATGCCTTCGAAATGTTTTTGACCGTTGGAAAATCAATGTTTGATACTACTGTACTAAATACTTTTTTAAAAAACATTGCAGCATTTTATGTGGGTGCAAATGTGATATTAAACAATGGTGACACGGGTGAAATAATGTGTATTCCTCCAAAGGATATTTTAAGTCCTATTATTAGTGTGAAATCAAAGTATATAGATCTTTCACAAGAACTTAGCCTAAAAGTATTAAGCTTATTGTAACAGTAATAGGGAGAGTGAAAACCTTATTGGTTGTTTAATTTAAGGAGAGTTTAATTTAAAAACTGATCAAATAAATACATGTAATATTGTTATATGTTTTTATTGTTATTAATATTTTGACATAGTAGAAGAAATTATAAATCTATAATTTGAAAAAGTTGGGAAAATAAATGCTTGAGGAATTACTAAAGCAACTAAAAATACAAAATTATGTAGGGAGATACATTATGAAAAACGGTAGCATAGAATTAAGTAATTTGGAACTTGAGGATATTATTGATTTAAAATTCCTCCAAAAGTTTCAAGATGATTTTGCAGAAAGTATGAATATTGCCAGCGTAACGGTAGACAGAAATGGAAATCCAGTCACAAAACCAAGTAGTTATAGTAACATTTGTTTGAACTATACTCAATCAAAAGAAATTGGAAAGAATCGTTGCGCTCAGTGTCATAGTTATGCAGGAGAGGAAGCTTTTAAAACTGGAAAACCATATATTTATACATGTCATTCAGGACTTATTGATTTTGCAGCGCCTATAACAGTTCAAGGTGTGCTTATAGGTACAATACTTGGTGGGCAAATACTTTTTGTAGAACCTAAAGAAAATGAGTTTAAAAAGACGGCAAATGAACTAGGAATTGATGAAGATGAATATTACAAAGCAGCTAAGGAGGTACAAGTGGTAGCTGAAAGAAATGTTAAAGCAGCAGCAGAAGTTTTATTTTCTGTTGCAAATACACTTTCAAAGGACGGCTATCAACGGTTAAAAATTAAACAAATGACAGCAACACTTATGGAGAGCTTTGAGCAAATATCATCTGCAACTCAAGAATTGGCAGCTTCTTCAATGGAAGTTACTGAAAATCAAAGTACATTAAATAATGAGATATTAAATGTACAAGAACTTTCTAATGAAATAAATACTATTTTAGGATATATAAAAGGTATAGCAAATCAAACAAAGATGCTAGGACTTAATGCAGCTATTGAAGCTGCAAGAGTTGGAGATATGGGGAAAGGCTTTGGTGTAGTTGCTTCAGAAATAAGAAAGCTATCAGAAAATTCAAAAGAAACAACAAATAACATAGCTGATTTATTAGAAAAAATACAATTATCGGTAAATAAAACTATTCAAATGTCAAATAGTACATTAAGTATAACAGAACAACAATCAGCAGCAATAGAAGAAACAAATGCGAGTGTTGAAGAGGTGACCAGCTTTACTGCAGAATTGGATAAATTAACCAATGAAAAATAGAAGCTATAAAAACTTGAGATGTGAAAACAGAAATTATAATTCTATTTTGTAACAGCTCAAGGTCAAGTTGAGCTTACTCAAAAGCTTAATGAAATGATTGCGAAATTTAAGTGATAGTAGATAATTTTGTGTAAAAGCAAAATTATCTACTATCACTTAATAAGTTTTCTAATATAACAAACAAGAAGAGATGGTTGGTACGTTAAATATCCATGGAAACTTTGGAATTGTTATTTATTTTCACGTGCCTTAATAAAGATAATCACCAATTTCCAGTTGCAACTATCATTGCCATAAGTTTAAGGGTATTTTCATAAAATGTACATTTTGTTATTGGTTTATTGATTAGAGTATTCCAAAGAGAAATAGTCCAATCATCATTTCCTTTTTCTATAAGGGAACTAACTAGAAATGGAGCTATGAAAGATAAATTATTAGCATAGCCAAAGGATTTACCAGGATAATCATTAGCTATGTAATAGCCTGATTTTATATTTTCAGGGTTAGATGAAGTTTCTTTTTTTATCCAATTGTTTAAAGTGTGAAGCTCATTAGTTACGGGTGTGTTATTTAAAATAACATCCATAGAATATCGTAAGGGAATTCTACAACTATTAAAATAATAATCACCATCATGAATAGTTTCAAGAACTTTAACTTTTGGTGCTATATATCTACCGTTAGCCCTTATAAAAAAATCTGGCATCAAACCATTATGTTTGCTCTGTCTTTTCATTTGTTCAGAAATAATAAAATTAATTGTTTTTATTACCAAGTTCCATTGATCACTATTCTTAGTATCGTATTTAATAAATTCTCTAATATGATATAACAAAAAATCTGAGCTTCTTGTTACATATTTAAAATTATTATCTTTTATTCCTAGAACCCAATCACCTAAGGTTAATATATAATCCCTTTTATTCACGCAACTATCCATTAAGGCATTAATTCTTTTAATTGCTTCATCTTTATAATTAATTTTATCATTTTCTCCCCAAAGCTTATGGGCAAGAAGTAGGCCATAGCTTATATCCATATCACCATCTGTAGCAGAGGACGTTTCAGGTTCACTATTAACAATATTACCTTGAGAGTTTTTAATCTGCTGCCATGCCATTAAGTTACTATTATAAATACTGGGGTAGGATTTTATATAATTATATAATGAAGCAAAATGAACTTTAGCACTAACATCAAATTTACTCATAAGTGGAAATATCACCATACCATAGCCCATTGCTTCTGAACAAGTAACAGCATTGCTAAAAGCAGGCTGGTCAAGGGAATAAAATAGATATTCCTTTAGGGTAGAAGAATCTTCTACAGCTCTTAAGTAACGAATCTTCCAATCATTATAAAAAGATAATAGCTCCAAATTTAAGTTGGTTTGAGAATAAAGATTAATTAATGAATCATTATAAATTTTAAACACCACCTTTTTATTAGTATATTTTTCAAAAGGCAAAAATAATACTATTAACTTTATTATTTATAAGTATCCAAGTGTTATATAGTATTCTTAAAATAAGCTTAAAATTAAGAAAACAGACAAATTATATGGAAAATATATGTTAATATAGATAATAGTTAAGGAGTGAGAATTAATGATAAAACATAATAAATTTATTTTAGGATTACTTGCACTTGCAATAAGTACAAGTGTCATAAGTTATAATACAACAGTAAGAGCAAATGCAGAAGAAACAATGCAATTATACCATATTTTGACAGATGACCGATTGCCTATACATGAGGCAATTGATAAAAATGGGATTACATGGGAATACAAGGAACTTAGTGATGGAACTCTTTTTATTGTACGTGCAAAGAATGCTCAAGCACACATGGAAGTTCCATCACAGATAAATGGAAAAAATGTATCAATTATTAGTGATGTACCACAATATCCAGAATTTAAAGATTATCTTTCAGCGGATGAGCGTAAGGATCATGTAATACAAAGTGTTATAATACCCTCAACAGTAAAATTTATTGAATCAGGTGCTTTTGCGTGTGTAA is a window encoding:
- a CDS encoding HD-GYP domain-containing protein — translated: MSRIMVPATCCKVGEILANDVTNDKDIIIVVKNTVVNQYIKDKFTELQIPYIWLYQPVNNVNDMENKIKFKAKKETYKDVILNLKWVLNNLTTGHKLDYEKLVRIFKALVGNINENKYIVKCLEDIKGFDEYTYTHCINVGFYSMLIAKWLNLPEFIIQEVTQAGLLHDIGKVKIPNEIINKNEKLTTEEFEVIKKHPIYGYNLIKDISSISESVKKAVLLHHERIDCSGYPFGYSGSAISLLANIVSVADVYDAMTQNRVYKDKVAPFDAFEMFLTVGKSMFDTTVLNTFLKNIAAFYVGANVILNNGDTGEIMCIPPKDILSPIISVKSKYIDLSQELSLKVLSLL
- a CDS encoding PocR ligand-binding domain-containing protein translates to MKNGSIELSNLELEDIIDLKFLQKFQDDFAESMNIASVTVDRNGNPVTKPSSYSNICLNYTQSKEIGKNRCAQCHSYAGEEAFKTGKPYIYTCHSGLIDFAAPITVQGVLIGTILGGQILFVEPKENEFKKTANELGIDEDEYYKAAKEVQVVAERNVKAAAEVLFSVANTLSKDGYQRLKIKQMTATLMESFEQISSATQELAASSMEVTENQSTLNNEILNVQELSNEINTILGYIKGIANQTKMLGLNAAIEAARVGDMGKGFGVVASEIRKLSENSKETTNNIADLLEKIQLSVNKTIQMSNSTLSITEQQSAAIEETNASVEEVTSFTAELDKLTNEK
- a CDS encoding glycosyl hydrolase family 8, giving the protein MPFEKYTNKKVVFKIYNDSLINLYSQTNLNLELLSFYNDWKIRYLRAVEDSSTLKEYLFYSLDQPAFSNAVTCSEAMGYGMVIFPLMSKFDVSAKVHFASLYNYIKSYPSIYNSNLMAWQQIKNSQGNIVNSEPETSSATDGDMDISYGLLLAHKLWGENDKINYKDEAIKRINALMDSCVNKRDYILTLGDWVLGIKDNNFKYVTRSSDFLLYHIREFIKYDTKNSDQWNLVIKTINFIISEQMKRQSKHNGLMPDFFIRANGRYIAPKVKVLETIHDGDYYFNSCRIPLRYSMDVILNNTPVTNELHTLNNWIKKETSSNPENIKSGYYIANDYPGKSFGYANNLSFIAPFLVSSLIEKGNDDWTISLWNTLINKPITKCTFYENTLKLMAMIVATGNW